The following nucleotide sequence is from Thermodesulfobacteriota bacterium.
CTCCCAGCGGCAAAAAAGCCTGGCGTCGGAGATGTTTTAAACAAATTTTCAAAGAGCAGGCGATCAACTAACGAAATCGGATCGCAAAAAGTCAAAAATATATAGGAAGGCTGCGAGACAGCCTGTTCAGCCTTCCAGAACCAGGAGATGCTCATGTCTTTCCGTGATATCGATATTCTTCCGGACGAAACTTCCCGGGCCATCATAAAAGAGCTGGAAAAATTTACCGCCACGGTCATGCGGCCGGCCGCCATGGAACTGGACAAGAGCCATGCCCCAGCCGAAGTGTTCGCCGAAACGTCCCCTCTGTGGAACGTCTTCTCCTCCTTCCGCGGGCTGGACCTTCATCTGACCGGCATCCCCGAAGCCCTGGGCGGCATCGGCCATATGGACGCGGTCACTTCCGTCATGATGGCCGAGCGCCTGGGATACGCCGACGCCGGGCTGGCCATCGGCCTGACCGCGGCCGGGACACCCTTCTGCCTGGCCGCGCAGCTTCAGACTCCAGCCATGGAGGCCCTGGCGCGGAATTTCTGCCAGGACAGGGAAGGCCGGATGATCGGCTGCCGTTCCCTCGGCCGCCGGCGGAAAACACCGGCCGGCGGGAATGGGACCGGAACCGCGGGCCCGAGCCCCTTTCTTTCGGCTCGGGAGGACGGAAGCGATGTTATCCTCTCCGGAAAACTCTCCGGCATCGTCAATGCCCCTATCGCCACCCACGGGGCCTTTGAGGTGATATTATCTCCGGAAAGAACAGGGTTGGCCGTTATCCCGCTTGATCAGCCGGGCATAACCCGCCAGACCCCGGCCGTCGTCGTCAGCCAGAAATCGGCTCCCCGGGGTTCGCTGCGGTTTGAAGCGGTCCGCGTTCCCGGTGAATGTGTCATTACGGAAGACAACACGTCCCTGGCCGGAATCCGCGAAACGTTCACGGCCGGCCTGAATCTTTTCCTGAGCGGAATTTATGCCGGCACGGCCCGCGCCGCCCTGGACGAAGCCCTGCGGTATGCGAAAAACCGGGTGCAGGGAGGCGTTCCCATTTTCGAGCACGGCAACATCCGCCTGCAGCTGTTTACCATGTTCAAGATGGTCGAGGCCGCCCGCGCCGCCGCCCTGCGCCTGGCCGGTTATCAGGACCGTCAGGGCACGGCCGGAACCTGGCCGCACACGGTGGCCGCCCGCTGTCTGGCCGTGGAGGCCGCCTGCCAGGTGACCAGCGACGCCATCCAGGTATTCGGCGGCTACGGTCTGGCCCGGGAATTTCCACTGGAAAAATTTTTTCGGGACGCCCGCCTGGGGCTGGTGGAAAACGGCGTCAACGAGGACCTGGCCATAGAGGCTATGCTTGAGGGTTGAGAGGGTTAGCCCGTAACACCTTGTTTAAGAAGGGTGCTCCGGGTTTGTCGGATAAAATAAAACGCTTAAAAAAGGAGAACGGTTATGAGAAAACTGATGGTCGCCGCGGCTTGTATCTTTCTGGCGGTAACGCTGATGTCCTGCGCCACTTACCCCATTCCCATCACGGCCACGGGCAACCCCATGGGGCCCAAGGTGGGCAAGGCTTCCGACAATATTTACTTCGGCTTTTTCGGGGATGCCTCGGACGCCAGCATTCCCAATGCCGCCAGAGCCGGCAATATCACCAAAATCTCGACGGTCGACGTTCAGGTCGAAAACTTCCTGAACATCGTCCAGACGGTTACCTGCGTTGTAACCGGAGAATAAAAATCCGGGGACAGTATACTGAAGTAATTCCAGGGACAGTATATTGATTTCTTCTGTGTCGGAGAGAGCCCGGGCACGCGTTTATGAAATCAATATACTGTCCCCCGTTTTTTGTTGAAAGAGAGCAACGTGCCCGAAAGACCGGTTTACGAAGAGATTGAGTCGATCGTCCGGAAACATGACCGCCTGAAAAAGAGCCTTCAGCGGATTTTCGATACCTCTCCGGATCTGATCGGCTTTGCCGATCTGCAGGGATACTTTAAACAAATCAACGGCTCCTTTGAAAAAATTCTCGGATACAGTCCGGAAGAATTCTGCAGCAAGCCTTTCCTCCATTTTGTGCACGAGGATGATCGCGAGAAGACCGCTGAAGCGCTGGCCAGCGCCTCGACCGGCGCCAAACTGATTGAAATCGAAAACCGCTATCGCTGTAAAAACGGGGAATGCAAATGGATCGACTGGAAGGTCTGGGATACGGAAGCTGGCGGCCAGTACATCGCGGTGGGAAGGGACATCACCGATCGCAAACAGCTGGAAGAGTTGCTGCGGAACCGGACCGAAATACTCAACACCATTCTTGACAATATTCCCGCCATGATCGTTGTGATCGACCAGCATCGGGCCCCCCAGTTTATCAATCGCTGTTTTCAGAATACCCTTTGCTGTCAGCCGGACATGGCCCGGGGCGTCGATATTTGGGCAGAGCTTTATCCGGACCCTGAGGAATTCCAACGGGCAATTGATTTTATTGATTCCTCCAGCGGCGACTGGGAAGAGTTTACAACCCGGGCCCTGGATGGTCGAATGCTTGATTTGCTGTGCGCCAGCATTTCATTGAGGGACGGAACAAAAATAGGCATCGGGATCGACCTGACCGAAAAAAAACGGTTGAAAAAAGCGCTGACGGCCAGCGAACAGCGTTATGCGGCCATTGCCGCGGCGGCCCAGGACTGCATCTTCATCAAAAATGAAAACAGGCAGTATGCCTTCCTGAATCCGGCCGCTATCAAGCTGTTCGGACGGAAACAGGAGGCTTTGCTCGGGAAAACGCCGGAACAACTTTATGGACCCCGATACGCGGCGGTGATCAATGCGGTAGACGACAGAACCTTCCAAGGAGAGACGGTCAACGAAATCAGGCCCCTGTCGATCGACGGCAGGGAACACATTCTTCATACCATTCAATTTCCCCTGGAACGAAAGGACGGAAAGGTCATCAGCATCAGCGGCATTGTCCGTGATATTACCGATAACGTCAGGCAGCGGGAACGCAAGGAAGAGATAGAAGCCCAGCAGCTCCAGATCCAGAAACTGGAATCCCTGGGGACCCTGGCCGGCGGTATCGCCCACGATTTTAACAACATGCTGGGGGTAATTCTCGGCAATGCCTCCTATGGCCAGTCTCTGCTTACAAAAGAAGACCCTCTGGTTGATATCCTGTCCAGTATTCAGACCGGCGCATCTCAAGCCCGGCTCCTGACCCAACAGCTCCTGACCTTTGCCAGAGGCGGCGCGCCCATCAAACAGTCAACCGACCTGAACCGGCTCATCGAAGAATCCGCCCGGTTTGTAACCCGCGGCTCCAAATGCGGATGCGCGTTCGAATTATCAACCGATCTGTGGCCGGGAGACGTTGACCCGGGCCAGGTCAATCAGGCCATCGGCAACCTCGTCATCAACGCCTGCCAGGCCATGCCCGAGGGAGGCACCGTTACCATAACGACGGCAAACGCGATCATTAAAGACGACACCGCCCTGCCCTTATCTCCCGGGCGCTATGTGAAAATAGTCGTCGAGGATCAGGGAATGGGCATTGCTCCGGAAGACCTGCCCCGAATTTTTGATCCCTATTTTTCGACCAAGGAAAAAGGAACCGGTCTGGGACTGGCCACCACTTTTTCAATCATTAAACGGCACGGCGGCCATATCACCGTCCGCTCGGCGCTTCAAAACGGCACGGCGTTTACCCTTTTCCTGGCGGCTTGTTCCGAAAAACACGCACAGACGGAAGAAAAACAGACAAAGCATCAGGGCCGCGGTAAGGTACTGGTCATGGATGATCACAACCAGATTCTGATCATGGCGGGCATTATGCTCGGCGAGATGGGATATGAGGCCTTTTCAGCCACGGATGGTCTTCAGGCGGTGGAGATGGTTCGGCAAGGCCTTCAGTCAGGAGCGCCCTATGACCTGATCATCCTCGACCTGACCGTTCCAGGAGGCATGGGCGGGGCAGAAGCCATGCGGGAGATCCTGAAGATCGATCCCGGGATCAAGGCCATCGTCTCCAGCGGATATTCCAATGATCCGGTCATGGCTGATTACAAAGCCCATGGTTTCCAGGGTATTCTGCCCAAGCCCTACACCCGGGACCAGCTGGCAGGGGTGCTGAACAGCGTTTTCGGCCGGGATGGACAGCCTTAAGGCGATGAATTGGTAAAGAGTATCGCCTGGTCGAAGAACACCTCACCGTCCGGGGGGCCGGTCACGGAAAAGTAACTGCCGTCCCGGACATCGCCCGGCCAGGGCCCGACGGTGGTCAGCCGGTCCACGTATATCCGGAATCCCATGAAGACCGTGTCCCCGTTGTTGTGACCGGTAAAGGAGCCATCCGGGTTGTAGGGGATGGCGAAAGTGTTTTCATCCAAGGCGGTCCGGGCGAATTTGTAGACATAGAGCATGTTCGACCGGTCCGGGTCGGCGTCGGGCAGGTCGCGCAGATAGGCCGGGGCCGTGCCGAAATAAGACCTGCGTCCAGGGGCCTCCGGCGACCAGGGGGTACTGACGATGCCGCCGACGCCGTTTTCGGCCAATCCATAACAGCTCACGTTGGAGTAGACGGATTTTCCGGTCAGGTCGTGGTTGGCGCCAAAGACCACGATGAGATCATCCTCATGAAGGATGAACTCCCTGGTTTTCAGATACAAGGTGTCGTTGGTCTCCCCCAGGACGTCTTCGGCTTCGGCGATGGCCACGTCACCTCCCGGAAACATCCAGGTGCCGGTCCCCAGCTCCCTGACGTACTGGTAGTCTCCGCCGTGGGCGGCGATGATTTCCGTTTTCAGTTCTTCCAGCATTTCCGCCAGTCCGGGCGTGTCCTGTTCCCGGACGCCGGTGCGGCGGTCCCGGGAGTCTTGCCGTTCCATGGGGTTTGACGCCAGTTCCGTCATGGGGGTGACGCGCAGGATTTCCAGGGTGGGATCGGCGGTATAGGCATCCTCATCCACCTCACTGGCAAAAACCGAGGCCCGGTGGAGAAAATTAAAACTGTCCGCCGCAAGATCCAGACCGAACCGGATGGGCAGGTCCGGTTCGGTCCGATTCGGGATAACCAGGGAGAGGATGCGGCCCGAATCAATTCCGGCGGCCAGGACCGCCCGCTCCACCGCGTCGCAGGTGCTGCGGTTACCGGCGATGATCAGCACGAAAAACTGCTCAAACGGATCATTGCTGAAGGGGAAGTTGTAGCTGTTGACGGCATCAGCCAGCCGGGCATAAAGCTTTTTCACCGTCGGCGTTCCCTCATCCGCGTAGAACCGGTTCATCAGATATAACTGGTAGCTGAAATACCGGGTTTCCGGCGGGGTGCGGCCTATCCAGACAAAAGCCTCGTCCTGATCCATTTTCAGAATCATAGGGACAGTGGATAGCTCTCCGGACCGGGGCGAGGGTGGCACCTGGGTGACCAGATAAGAGGCCCCGGCGTTGTTGCCGTTGCAGTCCTCCACGTATCCCGCGGCATACAGCCGGATAGGATCGGTCCGGCAGATTTCTCCCGGCTGGACAATAAAATCGTTTTTCAGTTGGCCGGCGATCATCCCGGCTTCCGGAAATTTGTCCCCGATTTCTCCCGGTGGTGGCATGGTGACCGTGATGATTCGCTCGTCTTCCGAAAGCTGAATGTCTCCGGACACCGCCTGCGCGAAGAAGTTCAATGGTGCCCAGTAGATGCCGGCGGCGGATTCCATCGGCGGGGTCATGGCGACTTCCCGGGCCGAACAGAAACCCGAAGCGAACCCGACGGAGGCAAAGGAAACGGACTTGCCGTACTGAAGGGCGATGCCGGCGTTGAGCGGGTTGTTCATGGGGTAGAGCCGCATTCCTGGCAGCCTGGAGGCCAGACCGCCGGCGTCCGCCACCAGGCCGCCGGCCGTGTTCCGGGTGACGACCCGGCCGGGCTGCATGACGCCGTTGACGCAGACCCGGTACTCATCCGGATTGCGACCGTGACCATTATCATCGCACCCGGCCAAGCAGAGTATCGTTGCCGCGAAGATATAAACCGCTGTTGTTGAGAAAAAAGAAGATCTCATGGCACGTTTGTCCCCATCGCAGATCAATAATTAATGCCCTAAACCCGATATATAAAAACCGACCGGGAGCGTCAATGCGGAAAACAGGACCGTCCGTATCCCGTTTTCAAATCAAAGATGATCTCAAGGCGGCCAGGAGGAGGCGACGCAGCCAACGTTTAAGAGCGCTTTGATTTGGACCGGAATCACATGCCCAGGTAGGCCTTCCTGACTTCCGGGTTCTCCAGCAGGCGCCGGGCCGAATCGGTCAGGGTGACGCATCCGTTTTCCATGACATAGCCCCGGCCGGCAACCTTCAACGCCAGGTTGGCGTTCTGCTCCACCAGAAAAATGGCGGTGCCGTTTTCCACGTTGATCTTGCGGATAATGTCGAAGATATGCCGGATCATGATGGGCGCCAGCCCCAGGGACGGTTCATCCAGCAGCAGGAGCCGGGGCCGGGCCAT
It contains:
- a CDS encoding acyl-CoA dehydrogenase family protein, producing MSFRDIDILPDETSRAIIKELEKFTATVMRPAAMELDKSHAPAEVFAETSPLWNVFSSFRGLDLHLTGIPEALGGIGHMDAVTSVMMAERLGYADAGLAIGLTAAGTPFCLAAQLQTPAMEALARNFCQDREGRMIGCRSLGRRRKTPAGGNGTGTAGPSPFLSAREDGSDVILSGKLSGIVNAPIATHGAFEVILSPERTGLAVIPLDQPGITRQTPAVVVSQKSAPRGSLRFEAVRVPGECVITEDNTSLAGIRETFTAGLNLFLSGIYAGTARAALDEALRYAKNRVQGGVPIFEHGNIRLQLFTMFKMVEAARAAALRLAGYQDRQGTAGTWPHTVAARCLAVEAACQVTSDAIQVFGGYGLAREFPLEKFFRDARLGLVENGVNEDLAIEAMLEG
- a CDS encoding TRL domain-containing protein, with translation MRKLMVAAACIFLAVTLMSCATYPIPITATGNPMGPKVGKASDNIYFGFFGDASDASIPNAARAGNITKISTVDVQVENFLNIVQTVTCVVTGE
- a CDS encoding PAS domain S-box protein, whose translation is MPERPVYEEIESIVRKHDRLKKSLQRIFDTSPDLIGFADLQGYFKQINGSFEKILGYSPEEFCSKPFLHFVHEDDREKTAEALASASTGAKLIEIENRYRCKNGECKWIDWKVWDTEAGGQYIAVGRDITDRKQLEELLRNRTEILNTILDNIPAMIVVIDQHRAPQFINRCFQNTLCCQPDMARGVDIWAELYPDPEEFQRAIDFIDSSSGDWEEFTTRALDGRMLDLLCASISLRDGTKIGIGIDLTEKKRLKKALTASEQRYAAIAAAAQDCIFIKNENRQYAFLNPAAIKLFGRKQEALLGKTPEQLYGPRYAAVINAVDDRTFQGETVNEIRPLSIDGREHILHTIQFPLERKDGKVISISGIVRDITDNVRQRERKEEIEAQQLQIQKLESLGTLAGGIAHDFNNMLGVILGNASYGQSLLTKEDPLVDILSSIQTGASQARLLTQQLLTFARGGAPIKQSTDLNRLIEESARFVTRGSKCGCAFELSTDLWPGDVDPGQVNQAIGNLVINACQAMPEGGTVTITTANAIIKDDTALPLSPGRYVKIVVEDQGMGIAPEDLPRIFDPYFSTKEKGTGLGLATTFSIIKRHGGHITVRSALQNGTAFTLFLAACSEKHAQTEEKQTKHQGRGKVLVMDDHNQILIMAGIMLGEMGYEAFSATDGLQAVEMVRQGLQSGAPYDLIILDLTVPGGMGGAEAMREILKIDPGIKAIVSSGYSNDPVMADYKAHGFQGILPKPYTRDQLAGVLNSVFGRDGQP